TGGGTAAGTCAAATTCTTCTTGTTGCGGATGGCGATAATGACGGGCATAAAGATGGGTTTCACTAAAAGTATACTCTCCAGCCACCTCATAACCTAAAGCTTCAGTAACTTGCCCTAAATACTCAATTCCCAAATTGACTTTACCCTGTGGACTATCTACAGTCATACGTAAAGACCGGAAAGCGATGTGATCATTAGCAACAGCGCCACCTGCTTTAGTGATCATTTGTGCGTAGGTTTGAGCATAACTTACCCTAGTGCTATATTCTCGCCAAAGTAATTCCCATAGATGACAAGCAATTTCGGGGTTCATATCGGATTATGTGAAGTGCGGAAGACAAGGGGGAAAAACCAACTACTAACTACTAACGCATGATCTATCTGTGTCTATCGGTGTGCATCTGTGTCCATCTGTGTTCGATTTACACAAAATTAAACCTCTGCTAATACACTAGCGAAAATTTCCAAAGCAGTTTTAACCTGATCGCTATCAATAATTAAAGGTGGACAAAAGCGAATTGCTGCTTTTCCGCAACCAAGCAGTAATAAACCTCGCAAAAAAGCTGCTTGTAAAATGCGATCGCGTAACTCCCGATCCAAATTCCCCTCATCATCAAATAAATCTACCGCCACCATCAAACCTTTACCACGAGGTAAGGAAACTCTGGGAAACTGTTGATGTAACTTCACTAAGCCAGCTTGCAATAACTCTCCCATTTCGGTAGCGTTTTTCATCAAACCGCTTTTCAATAGTTCTAAAGTAGCAAGCCCAGCAGCACAAGCAACAGGGTTGCCACCAAAAGTGGTTGCATGGGAACCAGGCGGCCAAGTCATGATTTCTGGTCGGGCAAGAATTGCACCTAGAGGTAAACCACTGGCGATACCCTTGGCAGTAGTAATAATATCTGGTGTGACGCCCCAATGTTCGATCGCAAACAATCGACCCGTACGCCCCATTCCCGATTGCACTTCATCGACTATCATCAGAATGCCGTAGCGATCGCATATCTCCCGAATCCGTTGTAAAAATCCATCCTCTGGTACAACATAACCACCCTCGCCTTGAATGGGTTCAACGAAAATTGCTGCTACTTCATGGGGTGGTAACATGGCGGGAAATAGTTGTTTTTCTAGGTAATCTAAAC
Above is a genomic segment from Fischerella sp. JS2 containing:
- a CDS encoding acetyl ornithine aminotransferase family protein, giving the protein MLSISINKHLPRSPYLVTSLPGPRAKEIIKRDRAVTSPSYTRDYPLVVSRGEGCMVKDVDGNVFLDMTAGIAVTATGHAHPEVVQAIQAQSSKLIHMSGTDFYYEPMVELAEKLSTHVQFPGGARVFFTNSGAESNEGAIKLARYYTKCSLIIAFLGAFHGRTYGAMSLTGSKALQRAGFGPLVPGVTHIPYGTHASLDYLEKQLFPAMLPPHEVAAIFVEPIQGEGGYVVPEDGFLQRIREICDRYGILMIVDEVQSGMGRTGRLFAIEHWGVTPDIITTAKGIASGLPLGAILARPEIMTWPPGSHATTFGGNPVACAAGLATLELLKSGLMKNATEMGELLQAGLVKLHQQFPRVSLPRGKGLMVAVDLFDDEGNLDRELRDRILQAAFLRGLLLLGCGKAAIRFCPPLIIDSDQVKTALEIFASVLAEV